CCAGCCGAAAACGTCGCCCGTGGTTCAAAAGCCGATCAGCGTACTGCTTTCTCCACTTCATAAAAAAGTCGTTTAAGCAGACTAACATCCTGGGTTACTATCTCGGCATTGGCCAGCATTCCGTTTCGGAACGGTAATTGTCGATGGGTGGATGTGACCAAGCCCTGCGGAAACTGTACGACCACACGCCAGGCCGTATCGCTGGCAACATCGGCAATCTGCTGCACGCGCCCGGTTACCGTACCAAACTCCTGATACGGATAAGCCGCAAATTTGACAATGACCCGTTGGCTGGGCCGAACTTTGCCGAAGTTATATTGCCCAACATACATCTCGCCCACATACCCTGCCCCGTTAGGCAATACGTAGACTAATTCCTGCCCTTCGCGGATTGGCTGCCCCTCCTGCAGAAGCCTCAGAAACGAGACTCGTCCGGTGGCAGGGGCAACCACCACAAAGCGTTGTTTCCAGGCTTCGAGTTCGCTCTTGAGCGTATGCAGTGCCTGCACAATACCATTGGCCCCTTCGAGGGTTGTCTGACTTAGGGAGACCAGTTCCTGCTTTTTCTGATTTTGCTGAATCTGATTATTGTTCAAATCACTGTGAGCCTGCGTAATCGCCTGCTTTTTGGCCAGGTATCGGCTGAGTGTTTGTCGATAATCGTTGCGGGAAACATAGCCCTGTTTCAGCAATCGTTCCTGACTTTGCACCTCGGCTTCGATCAGACTGAGTTCATTTTCTGCCAGTTCGAGTTGAATGCGGTCGTTATTGGCCAGTGCCCGAAGTTGCTGAATATCGTTTTCCAGCGCCTGGCGTTTCTGATCGTATAATCCCCGACTACTCAGCGAATTGGCCGAAACCCGACTCTCGGCAAAACGCTGATACGCCTGCTGCAACTCGCCTAGTTGAAAATAAGCGGGTGCCGACGCAGCCGAAATAGCCTGCGCCTGTCCCTGTTGCTCCTGTCGAATCAGCGAATCGACCATAGCCTCAAGGGCAAATACTTCGTCGGGGTTGGCCGTACTTTCAATGATTGCCAGCCGCTCTCCGGTCTTTACGGTCTGCTGGTCGCACACAAACAACCGCATGAGTCGCCCGGCGGTACGGGCCGTAACCGATTTAGGCCATTGCCGTGCAATCACCTTCAGATTTCCCCGCACCAGGTCGGGGTACTTAACCCAATAAGCCACGGCCACTAACAATAGTAACACCAAAGCCGAAAGCGTACTGCCCCACCTCACCAGCCAGCCAGGTGGACGGCTCAATACGTCCTGAGCTTCGGGACTGCGCAGTTCGATACCTGCCGCATCGGGTTGTTCTGCTGTTGGCATAGTGTTTAAGAACCCAGTTCTAGCTGATTCCGAACAAGTTGGTAATACAACCCGTAGCGTTGTGTCAATTCAATATGATTGCCGACTTCGGCAATCTGTCCTTTATCCATAACCACAATCTGATCGGCGTTTTTTACTGTGCTGAGCCGGTGAGCCACCACCACAACGGTTCGCTGATAGCCATTGGGGTTCCGATAAAACGATTCCAGATTTTTCAGGATCACACTTTCATTCGTCGAATCAAGGGCATTGGTAGCCTCGTCCAGAAATAAGTAATCGGGGTTTTTATAAATAGCCCTGGCCATCAGAATACGCTGGCGCTGCCCCTGACTGATTCCGTTTCCATCGGCTCCGATCATGGTATTAAATTTTAGCGGAAGCCCCTGAATGAACGGGTAAATGTTGGCCATCTGCACCGCATAAAGCAACCGTTGCGAATCGGGCGTTTCGTCGCATAAAGTAATGTTGTTGGCAATTGTGTCCGAAAAAATAAACCCATCCTGTAACACCGTACCGCATCGCGCACGCCAGGCACGATGTGGCACACTCGATAGATTAGTCACAAATTGAATACCAACGCCTTCGGGCTGGGGGCTGTTCAGCAGAATCTCGCCTTCGGTTGGCTCATAAAACCGAAGCAGGAGTTTCAGCAGCGTTGTTTTGCCGCTCCCGCTGGTGCCCACAATAGCCGTTACTTTACCCGACGGGATGTGCAGGTTGATGTTTTTCAGTACGGGCGTATTACCCGCCCCCGGATACGTAAAGCCAACCTGTTGAAGCCAGATGTCGGCCTCCTGCGGAATAGCATTGATTTGAACGCCCCCACCCGCTCCGGTACGGTACGATTCTTCTTCGCGTTGCTCATGAATTTCGTTTAATCGTTCGAGGCTAATCTGCGCATCCTGATAATGTTGTAAAAATCCGATCAGTTGCTCAACCGGACTGTTCAACTGACCAATAATGTACTGCAAGGCCAGCATACCGCCCAGGGTCATTTGTCCATTTACGACGGCGGTAGCCGCCAGAAATGTGATCACAATATTTTTGCCTTCGTTAATGAACAACGCCCCTGCCTGCTGGTATTGCTCGATGGACAGACCAGACAGGCTCAGTTTAAATTGTTTTACCTGTAGGTTTTCCCACTCCCAGCGTTTAAACTGCTCGGCATTGTTCAGCTTGATTTCCGAAACGCCCTGCACTAACTGAATCAGCCTACTTTGATTTTGCGAGGCCAGCGCAAAGCGTTTAAAATCCAGTTGTTTGCGGTAGCGTAGAAAAAAAATGATCCAGCCAACATACAGCAGATTCGCCCCGGCAAATATGGCAAACACAACCGGGCTGTAAAGAAGAGCGGCTATACCGAAAATCAGCAAATTGAACAGCGAAAATAAAGTAGCCAACGAAGTGCCGGTCAGAAACTGTTCGATGCGCCCGTGGTCTTCAATTCGTTGCAGAATGTCGCCGATAAGTTTGGTGTCAAAAAACGAAACCGGGAGTTTGAGTAGCTTAATCAGAAAATCGGACAGAATACTGAGATTGATGCGGGTACTTATGTGGAGCAACATCCGATTTCGTATAAACTCAATGGCCATCCGACCAATAAAAAGGGCCAGTTGCGCGGTCAGGACGAGGTAAATAAAATTAAGATTATGCGTCTGGATACCCGTATCGACAACCGACTGCGCCAGAATCGGCATGACCAGTTGTAAGATCGAACTGACGGCCAGCCCCAGGCCTAACTGAATCAGCAACTGTTTATACGACCACAGATACCGAAATAATCGGCTAAAACCGACCCGTTTTGAGCTTATCTCAGGGCTTTCGTAGAAGTTTGGGGTTGGTTCGAGCAACAGAGCAACCCCCACCCGCTGACTATTGGTCATGGTGGAGGCCCATTGGCTTTCAAACTCTTCGCGGCTGAAAGTCAATAATCCCGAAGCCGGATCGGCAACATACACTTTGGTAGCCGACCGAAGGGGGAACTTACGGGGTTTGATGGCGTACACGACCACAAAATGGTTTTGCCCCCAATGGACAATGCAGGGTAGCGGGGCCTCGGTCGCCAGCCTGTCAAACGCTATACGAATGGATACGGTCCGCATTCCGATTTGTTCAGCCGCCTGCGCAATACCCAGTAAGGAGACGCCTTCTTTACCGATCTCTACTTTTTCCCGCAAAAAAGGCATGGCAAACGAACGCCCATAGTATTTGGCCACCATCCGCAGGCAGGTAGGCCCGCAATCCATTGAGTCGGGTTGCGTAAAATGAGGAAAGCGCTGCACTGAAGTTACGTAATCGAATGAACTGGCGATAAACGTACCTTAGACGTAGAATTTTAAGAAAGCAACATGATCGACGAAAATCCGTCAATTATTCTCCGTGGGCTTAGCTTAGAAGTTAATTGCGTTAGAGCGGGCAGATTTGAGAATCTGCACGCCCTCTACCTGGACAAAACGCTCTAAACTGACTACCACAAACAACTTCTTAGCAGTGAAGCAGTTTAAACGTTCCTGCTAAGGCCAGAAATTGGGGCTAGTCTACCAATCAGACCTTCCCTACCCGAAGGAAAATCGGAAACCGGACCTCCCGTTCCTCGTTTCCCCAAGTTTGTTTCAATTGCTCTCCTAAATCGGTAACCGGGTCTGCTTCGTTTTCGTGTATATATTGTCGAACTGCCGACCACGTTCGCAGATAATTCAGAAACCGCTCTAACGACCAGGTTCGGGTTGCTGTAAACCGTTCCCTTTGAGCATCTGCAAAGGGGAACGGTAAACTCTCGTAGGCATGATCAATGTGCTTGCGCTGAGGGTCCCAGTAAGGGCCTATCCGGTTCCGGTAGAAATCAATCAGAATTGGGGCCAGGTCGGGGCCAGGTTGTACCAGCCCATACCCCCATTCCGCAATAACACCACCGGGTTTAGCTACACGCCGAACCTCCTGATGAAACGCCTGGATGTCGAACCAGTGAATCGCCTGTGCGACTGTGATTAAGTCAAACGTATGATCCGCAAAGGGTGTATGCTCAGCCGTTGAGAGTTGATAGCGAATGGTTGGTTTCTGCACCGCTTCGGCCAGTTGCTTTTCGCTCATATCGGTGGCTTCAACTTGCGTAAATAGATCGGCCAACGTGCCCGCTACTTGCCCATTTCCGGTTGCACAATCCCAGGCTATATGACGGTTATTAACAAATTGGAGTATAAATTCATACAAATCGGTGGGGTAATCGATTCGGTATTGGGCGTACAGATCGGCGTGGCCAGAGAAACGGTCGAGCGGTTGCATACATTTTATTTTGGCAAATATTAAACGTTTTGCCAGAATAATAGTCTAAGACTTATAGGAAAAACCGTAGCCAAAATTGGGTTATCATTCGAAACCATCTATTTTTGCGCGACTGACCTTGTAACGTAATAAAATTCGTTTTTTCCATTTATCGCTTACCGATTCTTATGAAAAAATTCTTTGGCCTTCTTATCGCTTCGGCTTCGCTGGCCGTAGCCTCCTTCGATGCTAACGCTCAGGCGCCAGCCGATATTCCGGCAGATATGAACGCCCTGATGACCAAATACACCTGTATTGCCTGTCACCGCCCCAACCAAAAACTGGTCGGTCCAGCCTATGCCGATGTAGCAAAGAAGAACTATTCGAACGAGGAAATTGTGAAGCTGATTTATAACCCTGTTCCATCGCACTGGCCAGGTTATCCGCCAATGGCTCCGATGACACAGGTACCGAAGGAAGACGCCATGAAACTGGCCGTCTGGATTAATTCGCTCGATGGTGGCTCGAAAACCACAACCAAGAAAACCACGACTAAAAAGACGACTAAAAAGTCTTAATCGTGCCCCAGTCAATTCGTTCATAAAAAAGGCGTTCCATTTATTTGGAACGCCTTTTTTATAAATAAGACTTTACCTAATTCGATTATTAAACCGATACCTGCAAACTCCGCTGACGCACGGCTTCGTATAAGATTACCCCTGTAGCCACTGACACATTGAGCGACCCAACGGCACCAAGGAGTGGAATCTTCACATGAGCGTCGGCCATTCGAAGTAGTTCGGGCGATATACCATCTTCTTCCGAACCCATGATTACGGCAATCGGACCGGTCAGATCGGTAGTGCGCTCGTACAAATCGCGGCTCGACTTTTCAGTACAGGCGACTACCGTGATACCGCTTTCCTGAAGGTATTTTACCGTTTCGGTCAACTCGGGCTCCCGGCATACCGAAATATGGTTCAAGGCACCCGATGAGGTTTTCATAGCATCGGAATTAATCGCTGCCGCACCACGACCCGGAATAACAATGCACTGCACCCCGGTACACTCAGCCGTACGGGCAATAGCTCCGAAATTTCGTACATCGGTAATTCGATCCAGCAATAAGATAAACGGCTGTTCACCCCGTTCATAGACATCCGCAATCACGTTCGACAGCTTAACATACTGAACCTGAGCGACCAGGCATATTACGCCCTGATGGTTCTTGCGGGTCATTCGATCCAGCTTTTCGACCGGTACGCGTTGAATAGTTACCCGATTCTGAAAAGCCAGGTTTTGGATGTCAGGATTGCTCAGCCCCTTTTCCATGTAGAGTTTATCAATCTGCTGATCGGAACGTAATGTTTCGATAACTGACTGAATACCAAATACCATTTCGTCGGGCTGTGGACGAAATTGAGGACAAGGACGAAAATTACGCTTGAATTGCTGGGGCATTATTTCAATATATGATGTATGATACAAGATATATGATGAAGGCTGATACACATATATACATCATACACCCTATATCATACACTTTAATCACGGATGGTGCCGGTTCGCCATGCTTCAACAATCGGATACCAAATTGGCTGATATTCGATATAGCGCACCAACTCATAATGATCTTCTACGAACTGGTTAGGCTTTTTGGTGAACGTAAAATTCACCTCCGAAACATTAGCCCGGCGATTATAAACCCATACTTCCCGCTCCCGGTTCCGTTGTACCCGATCGGGCGGCCCCAGTACGATGTAAATCATACCTTTATCGGTCTTCCAGCCTTCCTTATAGGTGGTAAACAGGCGATTCGCTTCTTCCACC
This window of the Spirosoma aerolatum genome carries:
- a CDS encoding peptidase domain-containing ABC transporter, with the translated sequence MDCGPTCLRMVAKYYGRSFAMPFLREKVEIGKEGVSLLGIAQAAEQIGMRTVSIRIAFDRLATEAPLPCIVHWGQNHFVVVYAIKPRKFPLRSATKVYVADPASGLLTFSREEFESQWASTMTNSQRVGVALLLEPTPNFYESPEISSKRVGFSRLFRYLWSYKQLLIQLGLGLAVSSILQLVMPILAQSVVDTGIQTHNLNFIYLVLTAQLALFIGRMAIEFIRNRMLLHISTRINLSILSDFLIKLLKLPVSFFDTKLIGDILQRIEDHGRIEQFLTGTSLATLFSLFNLLIFGIAALLYSPVVFAIFAGANLLYVGWIIFFLRYRKQLDFKRFALASQNQSRLIQLVQGVSEIKLNNAEQFKRWEWENLQVKQFKLSLSGLSIEQYQQAGALFINEGKNIVITFLAATAVVNGQMTLGGMLALQYIIGQLNSPVEQLIGFLQHYQDAQISLERLNEIHEQREEESYRTGAGGGVQINAIPQEADIWLQQVGFTYPGAGNTPVLKNINLHIPSGKVTAIVGTSGSGKTTLLKLLLRFYEPTEGEILLNSPQPEGVGIQFVTNLSSVPHRAWRARCGTVLQDGFIFSDTIANNITLCDETPDSQRLLYAVQMANIYPFIQGLPLKFNTMIGADGNGISQGQRQRILMARAIYKNPDYLFLDEATNALDSTNESVILKNLESFYRNPNGYQRTVVVVAHRLSTVKNADQIVVMDKGQIAEVGNHIELTQRYGLYYQLVRNQLELGS
- the rlmB gene encoding 23S rRNA (guanosine(2251)-2'-O)-methyltransferase RlmB, whose translation is MPQQFKRNFRPCPQFRPQPDEMVFGIQSVIETLRSDQQIDKLYMEKGLSNPDIQNLAFQNRVTIQRVPVEKLDRMTRKNHQGVICLVAQVQYVKLSNVIADVYERGEQPFILLLDRITDVRNFGAIARTAECTGVQCIVIPGRGAAAINSDAMKTSSGALNHISVCREPELTETVKYLQESGITVVACTEKSSRDLYERTTDLTGPIAVIMGSEEDGISPELLRMADAHVKIPLLGAVGSLNVSVATGVILYEAVRQRSLQVSV
- a CDS encoding HlyD family secretion protein produces the protein MPTAEQPDAAGIELRSPEAQDVLSRPPGWLVRWGSTLSALVLLLLVAVAYWVKYPDLVRGNLKVIARQWPKSVTARTAGRLMRLFVCDQQTVKTGERLAIIESTANPDEVFALEAMVDSLIRQEQQGQAQAISAASAPAYFQLGELQQAYQRFAESRVSANSLSSRGLYDQKRQALENDIQQLRALANNDRIQLELAENELSLIEAEVQSQERLLKQGYVSRNDYRQTLSRYLAKKQAITQAHSDLNNNQIQQNQKKQELVSLSQTTLEGANGIVQALHTLKSELEAWKQRFVVVAPATGRVSFLRLLQEGQPIREGQELVYVLPNGAGYVGEMYVGQYNFGKVRPSQRVIVKFAAYPYQEFGTVTGRVQQIADVASDTAWRVVVQFPQGLVTSTHRQLPFRNGMLANAEIVTQDVSLLKRLFYEVEKAVR
- a CDS encoding class I SAM-dependent methyltransferase, which encodes MQPLDRFSGHADLYAQYRIDYPTDLYEFILQFVNNRHIAWDCATGNGQVAGTLADLFTQVEATDMSEKQLAEAVQKPTIRYQLSTAEHTPFADHTFDLITVAQAIHWFDIQAFHQEVRRVAKPGGVIAEWGYGLVQPGPDLAPILIDFYRNRIGPYWDPQRKHIDHAYESLPFPFADAQRERFTATRTWSLERFLNYLRTWSAVRQYIHENEADPVTDLGEQLKQTWGNEEREVRFPIFLRVGKV
- a CDS encoding c-type cytochrome encodes the protein MKKFFGLLIASASLAVASFDANAQAPADIPADMNALMTKYTCIACHRPNQKLVGPAYADVAKKNYSNEEIVKLIYNPVPSHWPGYPPMAPMTQVPKEDAMKLAVWINSLDGGSKTTTKKTTTKKTTKKS